In the genome of Caulobacter flavus, the window CCTGTACTGGCCGGCCTGGATCTGGTCACCGTCGACGATCGGGTGCGGCGGACGATCGCGCAGATCGACGCCGTTCACGAAGGTCCCGTTGGTGCTGTCGGTGTCCCGCAGCCAGTAGAACCCGTCCCGCCAGTCGATCTCGCAGTGGTAGCTGGAGACCCTCTGATCGGGCAGGCACCATTGGGTGTGGGGCGAGCGGCCGATCACCAGGCCGTGCTCATCCAGCTCGGCCTTGGCCGGCAGCCCGCCTTCCAGATCGTCCATGCCCTCGACGAACAGCGTCAGCTTCATCGTCCGCCCCGCACGCTAAGCCCCTGGGTCGCCAGACCTTCGCCACGCATCAGGCAAAGGTCGATCGCGCCCTCCATGTCCTCGAGGTCGGCGCAGACCATCAGGATCGCGCCGGCCGCGAACCGCCCAGTGGCGTCGGGCGGCGGATGAAGCGGATCGCAGTCGGGCGGCGCGACCGATCCGCCCGAATAGAACGCCGCCATCGCCGCCAGCCACGCGGGCGCCGAGATCTCGCAGCGCTGGGCCGCATCCATCGCCGCTCGCCGAGACGTTTCCGTGGGAGCGGCGACCCAGTCGAACACCGTCCGCAACGTGTCGGCCTCCTCGCTGGGGAGCGCCGCGGACATGTCCTGAACCACGTCGGCCGCCCAGACCACCGCCTCCAGCCGCGGCATCGCCTGCGCCAGGAACTCGACGGCGAGGTCGGACCGCCCCCCGTCCCGCAGCTGGCCGAAGAACACCGGCGGCGCGGCTTTCGGGTCGGCCGTCCCTACGGACGCGGTCTTGGCCAGGAACGATCGGTCCACCGCCTGTTCGGCGCGAGACCACTTGACGCGATGCCACTCGGCCACGCTCGAGCCCTCAGTTGATCAGGACGGGCAGGCCGTTGAGCGTGAGCACGGTTCCCGCCTTGACCTCCGCCGTGAGCGCCTTGGCCGACAGCGAGGTGTCCGCCTTGGCCACGATGGTCATGCCGTTGATCTCGATGCCCTTGGGCGAGATCTTCACCGTGTTCGAGCCGA includes:
- a CDS encoding DUF6931 family protein; this encodes MAEWHRVKWSRAEQAVDRSFLAKTASVGTADPKAAPPVFFGQLRDGGRSDLAVEFLAQAMPRLEAVVWAADVVQDMSAALPSEEADTLRTVFDWVAAPTETSRRAAMDAAQRCEISAPAWLAAMAAFYSGGSVAPPDCDPLHPPPDATGRFAAGAILMVCADLEDMEGAIDLCLMRGEGLATQGLSVRGGR